One window of Paenibacillus sp. FSL K6-3182 genomic DNA carries:
- the xylA gene encoding xylose isomerase, giving the protein MTYFKNINTIQFEGKGSDNPLAFKHYDPNQVIMGKTMEEHLRFAVAYWHTFNANGSDPFGSATMVRGWDQYTGLDRSKARVEANFEFMTKLNIPFFAFHDVDIAPEGETLQETNKNLDVIVALLKDNMKSSGKKLLWNTVNMFTNPRFVHGAGTTCNADVYAYAGAQLKKGLEVGKELGAENYVFWGGREGYETLLNTDMGFELDNLARLYHMAIAYAKEIGFDAQFLIEPKPKEPTKHQYDYDAATTISFLQKYGLKDHFKLNLEANHATLAGHTFEHEIRTAAINGMLGSLDANQGDLLLGWDTDEFPTDLYSTTLTMFEVLKAGGIGRGGVNFDAKVRRASFETDDLFLAHIAGMDSFAWGLKAAAKLTEEKILDNIVDNRYRSFKEGIGADIVSGKATLASLEQYALQNNPIKNESGRQERIRLILSEVIFSV; this is encoded by the coding sequence ATGACTTATTTTAAAAATATTAACACAATCCAATTTGAAGGTAAGGGCTCAGACAATCCGCTTGCATTCAAACATTACGATCCAAACCAAGTTATTATGGGCAAAACGATGGAAGAGCATCTTCGCTTCGCAGTTGCTTACTGGCATACATTTAATGCGAATGGTTCGGACCCTTTCGGATCAGCTACTATGGTTCGCGGCTGGGATCAATATACAGGCCTTGACCGCTCGAAAGCGCGTGTTGAAGCTAACTTTGAATTCATGACTAAATTGAATATTCCTTTCTTTGCTTTCCACGATGTGGACATTGCACCTGAAGGCGAAACGCTGCAAGAAACGAACAAAAATCTTGATGTTATCGTAGCTTTATTGAAGGACAATATGAAATCCTCCGGTAAAAAGCTGCTTTGGAACACTGTTAATATGTTCACGAATCCGCGCTTTGTTCATGGCGCTGGCACAACTTGCAATGCTGACGTTTATGCTTATGCTGGTGCGCAGCTGAAAAAAGGTCTTGAAGTGGGTAAAGAGCTTGGTGCGGAAAACTATGTTTTCTGGGGCGGCCGCGAAGGTTACGAAACACTTCTTAACACGGACATGGGCTTTGAGCTTGATAACCTAGCACGCTTGTATCATATGGCAATCGCTTACGCGAAGGAAATTGGCTTCGACGCGCAATTCCTGATCGAGCCGAAACCAAAAGAGCCAACTAAACATCAGTACGACTATGACGCAGCAACAACGATTTCGTTCTTGCAAAAATACGGCTTGAAGGATCATTTCAAACTTAACCTTGAAGCGAACCATGCTACGCTTGCAGGCCATACGTTCGAGCACGAGATTCGTACGGCTGCAATCAACGGCATGCTTGGATCGCTTGATGCGAACCAAGGCGACCTTCTTCTTGGCTGGGATACAGATGAATTCCCAACCGATCTATATTCAACTACACTAACGATGTTTGAAGTATTGAAAGCTGGCGGCATTGGCCGCGGCGGCGTTAACTTCGATGCGAAGGTTCGCCGTGCATCATTCGAAACGGATGATCTGTTCCTTGCTCACATCGCTGGTATGGACAGCTTCGCTTGGGGCTTGAAAGCAGCTGCCAAATTGACGGAAGAGAAAATTCTCGACAACATCGTTGACAACCGTTACCGCAGCTTTAAAGAAGGCATCGGCGCGGATATCGTTTCCGGCAAAGCAACGCTTGCTTCACTTGAGCAATATGCGCTTCAAAACAATCCAATTAAAAATGAGTCCGGACGTCAAGAACGAATCCGCCTTATCTTGAGCGAAGTTATTTTCAGCGTTTAA
- a CDS encoding sugar-binding domain-containing protein, producing the protein MEQQQIPRPEYPRPQFTRNSWLNLNGEWQFEMDPGKSGISRGLNQDEQKLTQRIIVPFCPESRLSGIGHTDFIPAVWYKRSFKLPDNWNGGHTILHFGAVDYEAQVWVNGKHVGKHRGGYSSFSFNITDALQQGENMVTVYAEDDTRSGLQPRGKQSGTYHSQGCDYTRTTGIWQTVWLEHVSETYIESCRFVPDPENSCLHVTAKLSGNTKDVQFRCNALLDGLSVGKQTANAGSMSVSLTLPLSKIKLWNTDSPVLYDLELELIRDGEVLDSASSYFGLRSIQLDGKAFRINGKSVFQRLVLDQGFYPEGIYTAPTDDDLKQDIEMSLALGFNGARLHEKMFEPRFLYWADKLGYLVWGEHANWGLDISTAASLAQFLPEWIEGVERDFNHPSLIGWCPFNETWDSSRGTRQDNDVLRVVYETTKAIDPTRPVIDTSGNFHVVTDIFDVHDYDQNPVTFRERYQPLAEKGEAWVSFPDRQSYNGQPYFVSEYGGIWWNPNQSDEKSWGYGDRPQSVEQFIERYDGLTSTLLENPNMFGFCYTQLYDVEQEVNGLYTYDRQPKFDVERIKAINSKKAAIED; encoded by the coding sequence ATGGAACAGCAGCAAATCCCTCGCCCTGAATACCCAAGACCCCAGTTCACTCGAAATTCATGGCTCAATTTAAATGGTGAATGGCAATTCGAAATGGATCCTGGAAAAAGCGGTATCTCGCGCGGATTAAACCAAGACGAGCAAAAGCTAACTCAACGCATCATCGTCCCCTTTTGTCCAGAGAGCCGGCTGTCAGGCATTGGGCATACTGATTTCATTCCAGCCGTTTGGTACAAACGAAGCTTCAAGCTTCCTGACAACTGGAACGGCGGACATACAATATTGCATTTTGGAGCGGTAGACTACGAGGCTCAGGTGTGGGTTAATGGCAAGCATGTAGGCAAGCATCGAGGCGGTTACAGTTCTTTCTCATTCAATATTACAGATGCCCTCCAGCAAGGTGAAAATATGGTTACCGTATATGCCGAGGATGATACTCGCTCTGGCTTACAACCGCGCGGCAAGCAGAGCGGTACCTACCATTCACAAGGCTGCGACTATACCCGCACGACTGGCATATGGCAAACAGTTTGGCTTGAGCATGTGTCTGAAACATATATAGAATCTTGCCGTTTCGTTCCAGACCCGGAGAATAGCTGCCTGCATGTGACTGCCAAGCTGTCTGGCAACACAAAAGATGTACAGTTCCGATGTAATGCGCTGCTCGATGGCCTGTCCGTAGGAAAACAAACGGCAAACGCCGGCTCGATGTCCGTTTCATTAACGCTGCCCCTCTCTAAAATCAAATTATGGAACACCGATTCACCTGTTCTTTATGATCTTGAGCTTGAACTCATTCGAGATGGCGAAGTATTGGACTCAGCTTCTTCATATTTTGGTTTGCGTTCCATTCAATTGGATGGTAAGGCGTTCCGTATTAATGGCAAATCCGTATTCCAACGGCTCGTTCTTGATCAAGGCTTCTATCCTGAAGGCATTTATACAGCACCTACTGACGATGATTTAAAACAAGATATTGAAATGTCGCTCGCACTTGGTTTCAACGGTGCAAGATTGCATGAGAAAATGTTCGAGCCTAGATTCCTATATTGGGCAGATAAGCTTGGATATTTGGTTTGGGGAGAGCATGCTAACTGGGGTCTCGATATATCAACAGCTGCCAGCCTTGCTCAATTTCTACCGGAATGGATTGAGGGTGTGGAACGAGACTTTAACCATCCAAGCTTGATCGGATGGTGCCCATTTAATGAAACATGGGACTCATCGCGCGGCACTCGTCAAGATAATGACGTACTTCGCGTCGTTTATGAGACGACTAAAGCTATTGATCCAACGCGTCCGGTCATCGATACAAGCGGCAACTTCCATGTTGTAACGGACATTTTTGACGTCCACGATTATGATCAGAATCCTGTTACATTCAGGGAACGTTATCAGCCGCTTGCCGAGAAAGGCGAGGCGTGGGTTTCCTTCCCCGATAGACAAAGCTATAACGGCCAACCTTATTTCGTCAGTGAGTATGGCGGAATTTGGTGGAATCCTAACCAGTCCGATGAGAAAAGCTGGGGCTACGGGGATCGTCCACAAAGTGTCGAGCAATTTATTGAAAGATATGACGGCTTGACCAGTACTCTTCTTGAGAATCCTAATATGTTCGGGTTCTGTTATACACAGCTTTATGACGTGGAACAAGAAGTGAATGGGCTTTATACTTACGATCGACAACCGAAGTTTGATGTTGAACGAATTAAAGCGATCAACAGCAAAAAAGCCGCTATCGAGGATTAG
- a CDS encoding ROK family transcriptional regulator — protein sequence MKRKPTGDLALIKKINTAIVLEAVLGYAPLSRAQISELTGLNKATVSSLVQDLIDTHLVVENGPGLSSGGRKPVMLLFNGTAGYAVGIDLGVNYIRGLLVDLEGNVIAEQQRSLKQQDADHVIGQLISCIELLINDAPESSYGIVGIGVGVPGIVDDNGTILFAPNLKWRQVELQQQLEERFNLPVTIDNEANAGAQGEQKYGAGQGIANQIYVSVGIGIGTGIILNKELYKGASGFSGELGHLSIEYDGKPCSCGNRGCWELYASENALLESTASLGFENLEDLLLAATAGDERVIAHIRSIGDYLGAGIANIVNVFNPDVVIIGNRMSRAAQWLEPAVQAAVDQRTLSYHRERMRILFAELQEQSAVRGAAYYAISTFFTKIKSGQ from the coding sequence TTGAAAAGGAAACCAACAGGCGACTTAGCGCTCATCAAAAAAATAAATACAGCCATCGTGCTTGAAGCGGTGCTTGGTTATGCCCCGCTCTCTCGAGCTCAAATATCGGAGTTGACCGGATTAAACAAGGCGACTGTTTCCAGTCTCGTTCAGGATTTGATCGACACCCATCTCGTCGTTGAGAATGGTCCCGGACTATCCAGCGGCGGGCGCAAACCTGTCATGCTGCTCTTTAATGGTACGGCCGGTTATGCTGTCGGCATCGATCTTGGTGTCAATTATATTCGCGGCCTGCTCGTAGACCTCGAAGGCAATGTGATTGCCGAGCAGCAGCGCAGTCTGAAGCAGCAGGATGCTGATCATGTCATTGGGCAGTTAATTTCATGTATTGAGCTGCTTATTAATGATGCGCCAGAGAGCTCATACGGGATTGTCGGAATCGGCGTCGGCGTACCAGGTATCGTGGATGACAATGGCACGATTCTTTTTGCACCAAACTTAAAATGGCGACAAGTTGAGCTGCAGCAGCAGCTCGAAGAGCGCTTCAATCTTCCAGTTACGATAGACAATGAAGCAAATGCGGGTGCGCAAGGAGAGCAGAAATACGGCGCAGGACAAGGCATCGCTAACCAAATTTATGTCAGCGTCGGAATCGGTATTGGAACAGGCATTATTTTGAACAAGGAATTATATAAGGGCGCGTCAGGATTCTCGGGTGAGCTCGGCCATCTCTCGATTGAGTATGACGGCAAACCTTGCAGCTGCGGCAATCGTGGCTGTTGGGAGTTATATGCTTCGGAGAATGCTTTGCTTGAGAGTACAGCATCGTTAGGCTTTGAGAACTTGGAAGATCTGCTGCTTGCTGCAACAGCTGGAGATGAACGCGTTATCGCGCATATACGCTCGATTGGCGATTATTTAGGCGCAGGCATTGCTAATATCGTCAACGTATTTAATCCTGACGTTGTCATTATTGGCAACCGTATGAGCCGTGCTGCTCAGTGGCTGGAGCCAGCCGTACAAGCTGCCGTCGATCAGCGCACACTATCGTATCATCGCGAACGTATGCGAATCTTGTTTGCAGAGCTTCAAGAGCAGTCAGCTGTACGCGGCGCGGCATATTACGCGATTAGCACGTTTTTCACGAAGATTAAGAGCGGGCAGTAG
- a CDS encoding CARDB domain-containing protein, with protein sequence MQDEKKGQSRYLGWDYEGNLYRNWMFESDSNATKSVAKNWVKTPWDTSVGKSKNIRESTVLNSNPDAAQWMKEIIDPYGHSKTFLESYNKLKGTSWTGDTLLDYVIIQQARTKFSPGVVQMWNIWQPDDSWWYEIFTIPAEPLPPPPSKPDLIISAIVNPADAWVGDSIPIKITSENKSKTLSSGAFTVGIVGTTIKSEIISNIPPGQTKTVTVNVSSTSSGIKTFTAKTDFGEAVIESNENNNTKDFKIAFNKKNEPTTPIAIISHKEGDHRTTPEITMKPATEPKLDDKLSYSPGKESITIRDWKYKNPTGKTIATKPTAKDFAAEGKYIIELRVTNSAKKVSEWAQLIINVANKATPNPSTSPTPTPEPTPTPKPDLKADIEFDPPSIIAGEKSSLINRSKGLNGYTWTFTNNLSAVLPNNTDFEFLYKTYSNPGFYTAEITVTDGFGGSQKDTALLRVVDPKPVAIVSGITRVIQGRPLERPYNLLNSYTPLEDRGEKIDFSKSEMRYKKVGDAAYTNGWFTVTPANLGEYSIEGKVYDTTGRASDWDDLIMEVIPDAPPTVEVLAPEESYRGNGFMLYIDAESPDGDILNHLFLEERYDQDGDGNFEEEAWKPLYNGVFKTTHSLNYSKVGKRQYRATVTEDYGLKGSSGIAITDILNYKPSANFNVFGTTQQPGQGEDSGPPVTNYSTQSIFRSWTVKTPYKGGNAQKAAWKADATTLSTKNGVYANFSVGYPNSGNGANSRTKYQLAADIVAKPTWSVPNSEIIFNKVFGGNRLYSYSQNYSLPNYPYTFYERNSITGELLRTVNFDTPSNFTLMEIGGDETFYFADRRQNAANPYLAVIARYDKNGVYLDSINLQSSLTSPSGLGSGIGPALVQISSDGEYMYVASKFSYDVPEQYNYNYNNQLRIFKYSLKTKSLVWEAPGENLDRGFISNINLTEDDNGDTYVTYNFEDRYSSGLGGVRGLVVQVKKNGVTRNVTVGGAIGLSAASISDSKRFVYVNYVSMGSSKTGTTMFEAIESGTNYYGEEIFKSAFGRRIVSYESSHPLGYSDVAPNANPIVFSNLLTYSQGRTHESYNAFFNYYGDQHGGFQGVDYGANLGKIFINQYDQIIYPVFMPVGTSWGDPDAPKKIWATLYNATTNSVIAQTPYSGAEPGNNQKLSGSSSTPILPDGSIYVFYDKNVMPFVSANANGTLKEIDANTVEITSDDWGGLLYDVGSAMKNYALEFHANVSDIRNDKVIGAAFQIQNEKNMYAMEWSKNTLSLFRVVNGAKRLLQSTPMTRTAFNTYPIKVESVNGIQRVYVNYAKVLEVADGTYTRGYAGLMSLGQSNAVFSNVKKTNYGDTYIEQTYDSVLVNDPISYEKLFNDVEKDPMGAEEWSYSHNPNFFENPEGLSIYSGKTYGSTINELEKPGVYEITFRAKDNPGLSAYSKWSEPVKKLLYVHRRPVAQPDVRFTGKVFAEGEALDYETFDTSYDPDIAHILSDKLFRTRWADQSTWTVGKREYYNRPGVELIVQEQVRDIHGAWSYWGQSIVYKDGIPPVNQTKPVMTITVPAGTTPTTPTVLIKEPTIRWTYYDKENDPQESYRLTLTYVDNNETALYIEHEGNALTYPMLAESIVPGRVVKVQGQVYSVGVWSNLSNIKYFVLDLPPQTYLLSFNGLDANNPIYTNSNRPQLHAFTIDPENHPIKAIDYEVFKASSGVMVVDTNSALAADNYTTPALAEGLHYWRARANDSYIWGPYSSNGFFFVDTVKPADVNEQLTVEPTAVTVQFNTFYDAEPSSGHAARTFYLQKVNASGSVTNIDLNGDGKIEYSIPLALSKQSYKVAGLISGQAYRLTIIDYDVAGNEGHYEYIYFVTNRPPTADFDWTPKPVYEGDMTTFLSNVTDADGNTLTIAYELTSPLGVKNSYFYTVNGPNYPVKGPSLRLTTVGLWSMKLTVSDGIAEPVSVTKTLQVLPLHVNAYVRHTELWDQHRKAFNLKQSGDENSPRGYSIFWAGEKFILEADTTITGTATKADRVEVHMHTYETSLTALNAGQTNWKGELWDASFTKLAKGTLTFTFSAYYNNGTVKTKSVDITIDGQTLDIVGVHRVQ encoded by the coding sequence GTGCAAGATGAAAAAAAGGGACAATCTCGTTATCTTGGTTGGGATTATGAAGGAAATCTATATCGAAACTGGATGTTTGAAAGTGATTCAAATGCAACCAAAAGTGTGGCGAAGAATTGGGTAAAGACACCATGGGACACTAGTGTAGGAAAATCAAAAAATATAAGGGAATCGACAGTGCTTAATAGTAATCCTGATGCAGCACAATGGATGAAAGAAATAATAGATCCGTATGGTCATTCAAAAACATTTTTAGAAAGTTACAATAAATTAAAAGGAACGAGCTGGACGGGGGATACACTCTTAGACTATGTCATAATACAGCAAGCTCGAACAAAATTTTCTCCTGGTGTCGTTCAAATGTGGAATATATGGCAGCCTGATGATTCGTGGTGGTATGAAATCTTTACTATTCCAGCTGAACCGCTTCCGCCACCGCCCTCAAAACCTGATCTTATCATTAGCGCAATAGTCAATCCGGCAGATGCATGGGTTGGCGACTCTATACCAATTAAAATTACTTCAGAGAATAAAAGTAAAACGTTAAGTAGCGGAGCATTTACGGTAGGTATAGTTGGGACAACAATTAAATCAGAAATCATTTCAAACATACCACCCGGACAAACCAAAACAGTTACCGTCAATGTATCCTCTACATCAAGCGGAATTAAGACCTTCACAGCGAAGACTGATTTTGGTGAAGCCGTCATCGAATCAAACGAAAATAACAATACCAAAGATTTTAAAATTGCATTCAACAAAAAGAACGAACCCACTACTCCAATAGCTATCATCTCTCATAAAGAGGGAGACCATCGAACAACCCCCGAAATAACCATGAAGCCGGCAACAGAGCCGAAGCTTGATGACAAACTCTCCTATTCGCCAGGCAAGGAATCTATCACCATTCGAGATTGGAAATATAAAAACCCAACAGGTAAAACGATTGCAACAAAACCAACAGCAAAAGATTTTGCTGCTGAAGGGAAATACATAATTGAGCTGCGTGTCACCAATAGCGCAAAAAAAGTTTCGGAGTGGGCGCAGCTGATAATAAACGTGGCAAATAAAGCAACGCCAAATCCAAGCACAAGCCCTACGCCAACTCCTGAGCCAACACCTACACCTAAGCCTGATTTGAAAGCGGATATAGAATTTGATCCTCCTAGTATTATTGCAGGGGAAAAGTCCTCGCTTATAAATCGGTCAAAAGGACTGAACGGCTACACATGGACATTCACGAACAACTTGAGCGCAGTACTACCAAATAATACAGACTTTGAGTTTTTGTACAAGACTTATTCAAATCCTGGGTTTTATACGGCTGAAATTACCGTAACCGATGGATTTGGCGGATCGCAAAAGGATACTGCATTGCTTCGGGTTGTCGATCCCAAACCAGTAGCCATCGTATCGGGAATAACGCGTGTGATACAAGGAAGGCCTTTAGAGCGACCTTACAATCTTTTAAACTCGTATACACCATTAGAGGATAGAGGCGAAAAAATAGATTTTAGCAAGTCGGAGATGCGCTATAAAAAAGTAGGAGATGCAGCCTATACAAATGGTTGGTTCACCGTAACGCCTGCTAATTTAGGCGAATATAGTATCGAAGGAAAGGTTTATGACACGACTGGAAGAGCTAGTGATTGGGATGATTTAATTATGGAGGTTATTCCTGATGCACCACCTACAGTCGAAGTGCTAGCACCTGAAGAATCATATCGAGGTAACGGATTCATGCTTTATATCGATGCAGAGAGTCCTGACGGCGATATTCTAAATCATCTTTTTCTCGAAGAGCGATATGACCAAGATGGTGATGGAAACTTTGAGGAAGAAGCGTGGAAACCCTTATATAATGGAGTTTTTAAAACAACGCATTCGCTCAATTACTCTAAAGTAGGGAAGAGGCAGTATCGTGCTACCGTGACAGAAGACTATGGGTTAAAAGGTAGTTCGGGCATTGCCATTACTGATATTCTGAACTACAAGCCGTCTGCAAACTTCAACGTGTTTGGAACTACACAGCAGCCAGGACAGGGAGAAGACAGCGGCCCACCAGTTACGAACTACTCAACACAATCGATTTTCCGTTCGTGGACGGTTAAGACGCCATACAAAGGCGGAAATGCCCAAAAAGCGGCATGGAAAGCGGATGCTACTACACTATCGACAAAAAATGGAGTGTACGCAAACTTTTCAGTTGGATACCCGAACTCAGGAAATGGAGCGAACTCACGAACAAAATATCAGCTTGCTGCTGATATTGTTGCTAAACCCACTTGGAGTGTGCCAAATTCAGAAATAATATTTAACAAGGTTTTCGGTGGGAATCGTCTATATTCTTATAGTCAGAATTATAGCTTGCCTAACTATCCCTATACATTTTATGAACGAAATTCAATTACAGGTGAGCTTTTGAGGACGGTTAATTTTGATACACCTAGCAATTTCACACTTATGGAAATTGGCGGAGATGAAACATTTTACTTTGCAGATAGAAGACAAAATGCAGCCAACCCGTATTTAGCGGTCATTGCGAGGTACGATAAAAATGGTGTATATCTTGATTCGATTAATTTGCAATCTAGTTTAACATCACCTAGCGGACTAGGCAGCGGAATTGGACCGGCTCTTGTCCAAATATCATCTGATGGCGAATATATGTATGTGGCTAGTAAATTCTCGTATGATGTGCCTGAGCAATATAATTATAATTACAATAATCAATTGCGAATTTTCAAATACTCCTTAAAAACGAAAAGCTTAGTGTGGGAAGCACCAGGGGAGAACTTGGATCGTGGATTTATTTCAAACATTAACTTGACCGAAGATGATAACGGAGATACGTACGTTACGTATAACTTTGAAGATCGCTATTCTTCTGGATTAGGAGGAGTGAGAGGTCTCGTTGTACAAGTGAAAAAAAATGGTGTAACTCGTAACGTTACTGTAGGGGGTGCAATTGGACTATCTGCGGCTTCCATATCTGATTCAAAAAGATTTGTCTATGTAAATTATGTGTCCATGGGTAGCAGTAAAACAGGTACTACTATGTTTGAGGCAATTGAGAGCGGTACTAACTATTACGGTGAAGAAATATTTAAGAGCGCTTTTGGAAGAAGGATTGTCAGTTACGAAAGTTCACATCCATTAGGTTATTCAGATGTAGCACCCAATGCAAATCCAATCGTTTTTTCCAATTTATTGACGTATTCCCAAGGCAGAACGCACGAATCGTATAATGCATTTTTTAATTACTATGGAGACCAACACGGCGGTTTTCAAGGTGTAGATTATGGTGCAAACCTTGGTAAAATATTTATCAATCAATACGATCAGATTATTTATCCAGTGTTTATGCCTGTGGGAACCTCTTGGGGTGATCCCGATGCACCTAAAAAAATATGGGCCACGTTGTATAACGCAACAACCAATAGTGTCATTGCCCAGACGCCATATTCCGGAGCAGAACCAGGAAATAATCAAAAGCTATCAGGATCATCATCAACACCTATTTTACCGGATGGCTCCATTTATGTTTTTTACGATAAAAATGTCATGCCGTTTGTTTCAGCTAACGCTAATGGAACATTAAAGGAAATAGATGCAAATACCGTTGAAATTACGAGTGACGATTGGGGCGGACTGCTCTATGATGTTGGAAGTGCTATGAAAAACTACGCCTTAGAATTTCATGCAAATGTAAGTGATATAAGAAACGACAAGGTTATCGGAGCTGCTTTTCAGATTCAGAATGAGAAAAATATGTATGCAATGGAGTGGAGCAAGAACACCCTGTCGCTATTCCGTGTAGTCAATGGTGCGAAAAGATTATTGCAATCTACACCAATGACACGAACTGCATTTAACACGTATCCGATTAAAGTAGAATCGGTTAATGGCATTCAGCGTGTATATGTGAATTATGCGAAAGTACTAGAGGTTGCCGATGGTACGTATACAAGAGGCTACGCGGGATTAATGTCACTTGGGCAATCCAACGCTGTATTCTCTAATGTAAAGAAAACGAACTATGGTGACACTTACATCGAACAAACCTATGATTCTGTTCTCGTCAATGATCCGATCTCTTATGAGAAACTATTCAATGACGTTGAAAAAGATCCAATGGGAGCAGAAGAGTGGAGCTACAGCCATAATCCAAACTTCTTTGAAAATCCAGAAGGGTTGAGCATTTATAGCGGAAAAACGTATGGATCAACCATAAACGAGCTAGAGAAACCTGGGGTATATGAAATCACCTTCCGTGCTAAAGACAATCCTGGTCTTTCTGCTTATAGCAAATGGTCAGAGCCAGTGAAAAAGCTGCTTTATGTACATCGACGACCGGTCGCACAGCCGGATGTTAGGTTTACAGGCAAGGTTTTTGCAGAAGGTGAAGCACTAGATTATGAAACATTTGATACCTCTTATGATCCTGATATTGCTCATATTTTATCAGACAAGTTATTCCGTACACGATGGGCTGATCAAAGCACATGGACAGTCGGGAAACGGGAGTACTATAATCGCCCTGGAGTGGAGCTGATTGTACAGGAGCAAGTTCGAGATATACACGGAGCATGGTCTTATTGGGGGCAATCGATAGTCTATAAGGACGGAATACCGCCAGTTAACCAAACGAAGCCTGTTATGACCATTACGGTACCTGCTGGAACGACTCCAACAACACCGACGGTGCTGATTAAAGAACCGACGATTCGATGGACGTATTATGACAAGGAGAATGATCCGCAAGAAAGTTATCGTTTAACACTAACCTATGTCGATAACAATGAAACGGCCTTGTATATTGAGCATGAAGGAAATGCACTTACGTATCCTATGCTTGCGGAAAGCATCGTTCCAGGTCGCGTCGTTAAGGTGCAAGGGCAGGTTTACTCAGTAGGGGTATGGTCTAATTTAAGCAATATTAAATATTTTGTGCTGGATCTCCCGCCGCAAACCTATTTACTTTCGTTTAACGGGCTAGATGCTAATAATCCTATTTATACAAACTCAAATCGCCCACAGCTGCACGCGTTTACGATTGATCCAGAGAACCACCCCATTAAAGCGATAGACTATGAGGTGTTCAAAGCATCAAGCGGTGTTATGGTAGTGGACACAAACTCAGCTTTGGCTGCTGATAATTACACAACACCTGCGTTAGCTGAGGGGCTGCATTACTGGAGAGCGAGAGCGAACGACAGCTATATATGGGGACCGTATTCAAGCAACGGGTTTTTCTTTGTCGATACGGTTAAACCTGCAGATGTGAATGAACAGCTTACTGTTGAACCTACGGCCGTAACGGTTCAGTTCAATACCTTCTATGATGCCGAGCCTTCCTCGGGACATGCTGCTCGCACTTTCTATTTGCAAAAAGTGAACGCGAGCGGCAGTGTGACGAATATTGATTTAAATGGTGACGGTAAAATAGAATACAGCATTCCTTTAGCACTTTCTAAGCAATCATACAAAGTTGCTGGGTTGATTTCTGGACAAGCATATCGCCTTACCATAATCGATTATGACGTTGCCGGCAATGAAGGGCATTATGAATATATTTATTTCGTTACCAATCGACCTCCGACGGCTGACTTTGATTGGACGCCCAAACCTGTATATGAAGGAGATATGACAACGTTTCTATCGAATGTGACAGATGCTGATGGCAATACGCTTACGATTGCTTATGAGCTGACAAGTCCGCTCGGCGTGAAGAACAGCTATTTCTATACCGTTAATGGTCCAAACTATCCGGTAAAAGGGCCTTCACTGAGGTTAACAACGGTAGGGCTTTGGAGTATGAAGCTAACGGTTAGCGACGGTATAGCTGAGCCGGTTAGCGTAACCAAAACGTTGCAGGTGCTGCCGCTACATGTCAATGCTTATGTACGGCATACTGAGCTATGGGATCAGCATCGTAAGGCTTTTAATTTAAAACAATCAGGAGATGAGAATTCGCCGCGCGGTTATTCGATATTTTGGGCGGGAGAGAAATTTATACTGGAGGCAGATACGACCATTACAGGTACGGCTACAAAAGCGGATCGGGTAGAGGTGCATATGCATACTTACGAAACGTCTCTAACCGCATTAAACGCAGGGCAAACCAACTGGAAGGGTGAGCTTTGGGATGCATCATTCACAAAGCTTGCTAAAGGCACCTTAACATTCACATTTTCTGCTTACTACAATAATGGCACAGTGAAAACGAAATCAGTAGACATAACGATCGATGGACAAACATTAGATATTGTTGGCGTACATCGCGTTCAATAA